In one Fundulus heteroclitus isolate FHET01 chromosome 3, MU-UCD_Fhet_4.1, whole genome shotgun sequence genomic region, the following are encoded:
- the LOC105926318 gene encoding NF-kappa-B inhibitor delta isoform X1 — protein sequence MHFDKSPKEKAYCTQPTVKKLLEQKRRRETSAVLPPCSAASTSPIPPTTVAELSSSESFTLTGGAISYPDMPVSFQPWASGLESTHSYYSNAPGPSYDSPYLPVQQEYSTQQQVSIFESSISPSYDCSVAVTEQSMASSWPHLGPSQNTQHIYCSPMDSLKLDEARSLLRRMDYSRATCQDEDGDTILHIYTAKGLREYAIAAAERLREVGGLDAKEHKGKTALLVAVTANQPEIVQDLLSLGADINACDFKGQTALHLAAHYGFPAVLQAILSGRPNVNLEARNFEGMTPLHCAAISHSVTMKASAAAPADVGLQAKADEKLSCVQMLLIAGASLLSQEIKSNKTVLHLAVKEGNIKLVDYLLGICLQNMKDFVNMKAHGHTALHMAAGLHGNPNQEKILQLLLDRGADPSIRNLENDQPAHLLQSGPQGERLKFMLKRRSSSRSGRTRNNLDHL from the exons ATGCACTTTGATAAGT cacCAAAAGAGAAGGCATATTGCACCCAGCCCACAGTAAAGAAACTTCTGGAGCAGAAGAGAAGACGGGAGACGTCAGCTGTGCTTCCCCCCTGCTCTGCTGCCAGTACAAGTCCAATTCCTCCGACTACCGTTGCA GAGCTGTCTTCATCAGAATCATTTACGCTTACAG GTGGAGCAATAAGCTACCCAGACATGCCAGTGAGCTTTCAGCCATGGGCCTCAGGCCTTGAATCTACGCACAGTTACTACAGCAATGCTCCAGGACCCAGTTACGATTCACCTTACCTCCCAGTGCAACAGGAATACAGCACGCAGCAGCAGGTTTCAATATTTGAGAGCTCAATATCTCCATCATAT gactgcTCTGTGGCGGTTACAGAACAAAGTATGGCGTCAAGCTGGCCCCACTTAGGTCCGAGTCAGAACACACAGCATATTTATTGCTCTCCGATGGATTCCTTAAAGCTGGATGAGGCAAGGAGTCTGCTTCGTAGGATGGACTACAGCAGAGCCACTTGTCAAGATGAAGACGGTGACAC CATCCTGCACATCTACACAGCCAAAGGACTCAGGGAGTATGCCATTGCTGCTGCAGAGAGGCTCAGGGAAGTAGGGGGGCTTGATGCCAAGGAACACAAAGGAAAG ACTGCTCTACTGGTGGCGGTGACTGCCAACCAGCCAGAGATTGTGCAGGATCTTCTGTCATTAGGGGCAGACATAAACGCCTGTGACTTTAAAGGTCAAACTGCCCTTCACTTGGCTGCTCACTATGGATTCCCAGCCGTTCTGCAG GCGATTCTGTCAGGCAGACCTAATGTCAACCTGGAAGCCCGCAATTTTGAAG GCATGACTCCCCTACACTGTGCAGCCATTTCTCACAGTGTCACCATGAAAGCGTCTGCAGCCGCGCCGGCGGACGTCGGTCTTCAGGCCAAAGCTGATGAGAAGCTCTCGTGTGTCCAGATGCTGCTCATTGCAGGGGCATCCCTTCTCAGCCAG GAAATCAAAAGTAACAAGACAGTGCTGCACTTGGCTGTGAAGGAGGGGAACATTAAACTGGTGGACTACTTGCTGGGGATTTGCCTGCAAAACATGAAAGACTTTGTTAATATGAAA GCTCACGGTCACACGGCTTTACACATGGCGGCGGGACTCCACGGCAACCCGAACCAGGAGaagatcctgcagctgctgctggaccGAGGGGCCGATCCCAGCATCCGCAACCTGGAGAACGACCAGCCAGCTCACCTGCTGCAGAGCGGCCCGCAAGGAGAACGG CTCAAGTTCATGTTGAAGAGACGAAGCAGTTCCCGTTCTGGCAGGACCAGAAATAATTTAGACCACTTGTAA
- the LOC105926318 gene encoding NF-kappa-B inhibitor delta isoform X2, with amino-acid sequence MLTCVSFLGGAISYPDMPVSFQPWASGLESTHSYYSNAPGPSYDSPYLPVQQEYSTQQQVSIFESSISPSYQDCSVAVTEQSMASSWPHLGPSQNTQHIYCSPMDSLKLDEARSLLRRMDYSRATCQDEDGDTILHIYTAKGLREYAIAAAERLREVGGLDAKEHKGKTALLVAVTANQPEIVQDLLSLGADINACDFKGQTALHLAAHYGFPAVLQAILSGRPNVNLEARNFEGMTPLHCAAISHSVTMKASAAAPADVGLQAKADEKLSCVQMLLIAGASLLSQEIKSNKTVLHLAVKEGNIKLVDYLLGICLQNMKDFVNMKAHGHTALHMAAGLHGNPNQEKILQLLLDRGADPSIRNLENDQPAHLLQSGPQGERLKFMLKRRSSSRSGRTRNNLDHL; translated from the exons ATGTTGACTTGTGTTTCCTTTCTAGGTGGAGCAATAAGCTACCCAGACATGCCAGTGAGCTTTCAGCCATGGGCCTCAGGCCTTGAATCTACGCACAGTTACTACAGCAATGCTCCAGGACCCAGTTACGATTCACCTTACCTCCCAGTGCAACAGGAATACAGCACGCAGCAGCAGGTTTCAATATTTGAGAGCTCAATATCTCCATCATAT caggactgcTCTGTGGCGGTTACAGAACAAAGTATGGCGTCAAGCTGGCCCCACTTAGGTCCGAGTCAGAACACACAGCATATTTATTGCTCTCCGATGGATTCCTTAAAGCTGGATGAGGCAAGGAGTCTGCTTCGTAGGATGGACTACAGCAGAGCCACTTGTCAAGATGAAGACGGTGACAC CATCCTGCACATCTACACAGCCAAAGGACTCAGGGAGTATGCCATTGCTGCTGCAGAGAGGCTCAGGGAAGTAGGGGGGCTTGATGCCAAGGAACACAAAGGAAAG ACTGCTCTACTGGTGGCGGTGACTGCCAACCAGCCAGAGATTGTGCAGGATCTTCTGTCATTAGGGGCAGACATAAACGCCTGTGACTTTAAAGGTCAAACTGCCCTTCACTTGGCTGCTCACTATGGATTCCCAGCCGTTCTGCAG GCGATTCTGTCAGGCAGACCTAATGTCAACCTGGAAGCCCGCAATTTTGAAG GCATGACTCCCCTACACTGTGCAGCCATTTCTCACAGTGTCACCATGAAAGCGTCTGCAGCCGCGCCGGCGGACGTCGGTCTTCAGGCCAAAGCTGATGAGAAGCTCTCGTGTGTCCAGATGCTGCTCATTGCAGGGGCATCCCTTCTCAGCCAG GAAATCAAAAGTAACAAGACAGTGCTGCACTTGGCTGTGAAGGAGGGGAACATTAAACTGGTGGACTACTTGCTGGGGATTTGCCTGCAAAACATGAAAGACTTTGTTAATATGAAA GCTCACGGTCACACGGCTTTACACATGGCGGCGGGACTCCACGGCAACCCGAACCAGGAGaagatcctgcagctgctgctggaccGAGGGGCCGATCCCAGCATCCGCAACCTGGAGAACGACCAGCCAGCTCACCTGCTGCAGAGCGGCCCGCAAGGAGAACGG CTCAAGTTCATGTTGAAGAGACGAAGCAGTTCCCGTTCTGGCAGGACCAGAAATAATTTAGACCACTTGTAA